A genomic segment from Glycine soja cultivar W05 chromosome 20, ASM419377v2, whole genome shotgun sequence encodes:
- the LOC114401187 gene encoding uncharacterized protein LOC114401187 — MLTLAKIKDAKDKYPLSVQNIKNGSKLYVNADIAKIKKFRNALRVSFYVGGATDEGSGSQSQYTNNSQRMLQDKFLHNAQMVSLGDISKLREDGYCLTVAMVDEVMIDTPWSYDSCPYCTTTFDPLKIRAACRSCQNQVSHTVPRYKLVVKMDHNGEKANFHFWDASCIKMFNKTTDECRQEWIAVGDEIKVFPECVDDLVGKTLAVRFKFHVHMCQSSVLDVSQEEHHIHTLTSTLGLQDEASIGKSPAACAETSL, encoded by the exons ATGTTAACATTAGCTAAGATCAAAGATGCCAAAG ACAAGTATCCGCTGAGTGTCCAAAATATAAAGAATGGTTCCAAGTTGTATGTGAACGCCGATATTGCCAAGATCAAGAAATTCCGTAATGC TTTACGTGTGTCATTTTATGTTGGCGGAGCAACAGATGAAGGGAGTGGTTCTCAATCCCAGTATACCAACAATTCACAAAGAATGCTGCAGGATAAGTTCTTGCATAATGCTCAGATGGTGAGCTTAGGTGACATAAGCAAACTGAGAGAG GACGGTTACTGTTTGACCGTTGCTATGGTGGATGAAGTCATGATTGATACACCATGGAGTTATGATAGTTGTCCCTACTGCACTACAACATTTGATCCATTAAAAATAAGGGCAGCCTGTCGCTCGTGCCAGAACCAAGTTAGTCATACGGTTCCCAG GTATAAATTAGTTGTCAAAATGGATCACAATGGGGAGAAAGCTAACTTTCATTTCTGGGATGCGTCGTGTATCAAAATGTTCAATAAGACAACTGACGAATGTCGACAGGAATGGATTGCG GTTGGTGACGAGATCAAAGTGTTCCCTGAGTGTGTGGATGATTTGGTGGGTAAGACATTGGCTGTCAGATTCAAGTTCCATGTACACATGTGCCAATCATCTGTCTTGGATGTTAGCCAAGAGGAACATCATATCCACACATTGACCTCCACACTTGGTTTACAG GATGAAGCAAGTATAGGGAAGTCACCAGCGGCGTGTGCTGAAACTTCATTATAG